AgccatgaagaaaaaaaaaaaaaaaaaaaaaagtacaatattcacaccaaatacaataacaaaacgtTTTCAACTTagtgaattaattaaatcacCAAGTCAACTCACAATGAACAACAGTGCGTTCATGGACAGACTGCGCTCGTTTCTCGGGATACGACAGGAGCCTCCTGCAAACGATTTTCGCAATCCGATTTGGGGCTCTGACGACGAAGACGACGGCGATGAACTCTACACGAGAAACGAGATGGAATCCTTCGAGGAGTCTATGGATATGCACCGAGAATTCACTAAACAGATGCACGATATGCTTAAATCTTTCGGAAGTATGTTCGGGGACATGAGGTTGTTTTTCCAAGACGACCAGTTCGAGAACTTTCCAGGCCTCACGGACGGTGTCGCAGAAGGTAGTGGCATGAACCGTAGTAGCCTGCGGGACTACTATTTAAAACCAGGTTACCTTGGCCACAAAGTTGAGCATCCTAAAGAAGACATCGATTTGGACGGCAAAATCTCTTCACATGAAATATCAGGTTTGTTGAAACAGAAAGAAAGTGACCAGAATGCGGGACCTGCCGTGCCTTTCGATGGAAGCATGGTGCCTGGAAGGTCTTTCTGTCAGACAATTATCACAACCAGTGTTACAAAACCAGATGGAACAGTGGAAACCCGAAGGATCATTAAGAATGGAAATGAAGTAATTGAAGAGACCACAACATCAGCCCCTGATAGCAGAGGGCCAGGACCATACAACCAAAGCATGGATACATTTAATAACGCAGGATTCATCTACAACCAAGTCATGTCGGAGCtttctacattatttaaaaatttctatTAAACTTGTATTAGTCATACCAGTTCTGAATGTTTAGTCTTTTAAGATTCTACATATAGTATCTTTCCAAACAAacaatgattttgtttatataaatgtgataaatgggaataaaaatggaatattgcCAAACTTATGCTTagctttgtattttattttacaaatactttaaaatgtatttgaaagtCTCAAATTGTAATTGTTAgattatattgtgatataatagatttaatatttcCATGCTTCACATGAAATGATTTCACAATTACAATTGAACTTTAATGGCTGGTTTAAAATATGCTATctgaaattttatgtattatgtattaattatttgctaaatatttattgagcCATTAAAGCATTACTACTTAATAAATGTTCAGACCACAGGAGCgagcaatattattattggttatGAAATAACATGTTAATTAGCATTCagttaaattcataaatctataaaaaattaatcaaCCTTGAAAACAAGTTAtcatcttttattataaaagtagtgtaagctgatgttaataataatttgttatgcattttaattcaaaacaatattgttaagGCTTCTGTGGTTGCATCTTATGTATGTACCAATTTAAGTCTAGAAGTTTTAGTACATCAAGTTTCCATATAGCTAGTTTGTGATTTTAGTACATTAGTCATACAAATTGCTGTGTATCAACTGTCATAACTCATGTggaattcattaaaatttcgtcatatttaaGTTATAGtcatatataaaaattgaattattattttatttctcccTTATTATCAGCATCCAAATCtaaatcttatttttcttttatttaaacgaAATGCGCTGTaagattttgttatattattcaatcaaaaatatggaaaagaaaacgaaatgattttataaatacatttattgataaatacttatttaattaaattatagagaGCAAAACTATTCTAAATATTAGATATGATTCAGTCatcctaataaaaacttttcgcTAGTATAAACCCCCAAAttgcaaaaagttttttaattagcATGTAGGTAATTGAGCAAGGCATGAAAATGGAAGATTTGACATCATTATATGCTCCTTCACTTCCATTATAATATACCTCTATACAAAGCGGTTCTTCTAAAAAATTAGAAAGCCTGATTAGATTTCTTATTTTTGCGAATAGCAAATTTAATTCTTGACCTCTTTTCACGTGTGTTTTATCAGATGACATTTACAGGTGGGGCGAATAATCATTAATTCCCGCGCATTAGGTTGTAAATCGCAAAGTATGATTTTGCAGGGGTCTCGTTTTAATGaccattattttattgatagatgtttaaaatgtctaactattttttttaattattgataacttTTTCACAACATAGGTAGTTAgttgaaaaatgtttcaaatatttaccaaaataataagATTCATTCA
This genomic stretch from Manduca sexta isolate Smith_Timp_Sample1 chromosome 21, JHU_Msex_v1.0, whole genome shotgun sequence harbors:
- the LOC119190061 gene encoding uncharacterized protein LOC119190061, coding for MNNSAFMDRLRSFLGIRQEPPANDFRNPIWGSDDEDDGDELYTRNEMESFEESMDMHREFTKQMHDMLKSFGSMFGDMRLFFQDDQFENFPGLTDGVAEGSGMNRSSLRDYYLKPGYLGHKVEHPKEDIDLDGKISSHEISGLLKQKESDQNAGPAVPFDGSMVPGRSFCQTIITTSVTKPDGTVETRRIIKNGNEVIEETTTSAPDSRGPGPYNQSMDTFNNAGFIYNQVMSELSTLFKNFY